The segment TTACAAAGTCAAGGAATTAAAGTTATTGATAAAATACCTGAAATAAATTTTTTAACTATTTCTACCGAAAAAAGTGAAGATACAATAAAAAAAGAAAACTCTAATTATATTGATGACATAGTTATAGATAATACTATGACTGTAAAGCCTAATATTACTTATTTGTATGGGGACAAGGTTTATACAAATACTAATTTAGATTTTTGGGGAAATCAGTGGGATATGCAAAAGAGTATTAGTACTGGAAGTAAATTTCAACATAAGTCTTCTGGTAAAGCAACAATTGGTGTAATAGATTCTGGTATTACATATGATAATCCAGATATTTATTCACACATTATTTCAGTACAAAATTTCACATCAGATTTGGAAACAGGAATAGTTGATAACCAAAATGTTGTAGATAAAATTGGCCATGGGACCTCTGTTGTGGGACAAATTTCATCAAGTGGAGAATATTTAGGGATAGCACCTGACATGAAAATACGAATGTATCGTGTTTTTGATGAAGGGAATGCTCAAGACCAATGGATTCTCAAAGCGCTCATTCAAGCAGCAAAAGATGATGTTGATGTTATTAACCTTAGTTTAGGAGAATATTTGTTAAGAGATTCCACTGATGAAGATGATGATACAGCTTTGATCAATATCTATCAACGGGCAATTAATTATGCTCATAATCAAGGTTCCGTTGTCGTTGCTTCAGTAGGTGATGAAGGGATGGATTTACAGAATCAAGATGAATTAAAAAACTATCTTGGTAGTTTAAGAGGAAAAGATTATAGTCAAGTTGATGGAACTGTACAAGATATTCCGGCTGAATTAGACAATGTTGTTACAGTTGGTTCAGTAGATGATAATGATCTTGTATCTAGTTTCTCAAATCAAGGGAATGGCGACATTGATATCTATGCAACAGGAGGTGGAAGTCAAGCGCTTTCTAAAGTAGGATATGATAAATGGGTAGCTGATAAATTATATGAAAAAGAATGGATTCTTGTTCCAACGCTTGAAGGAAAGTATACATATGCATATGGGACTTCAATTTCGACTCCTAAAGTCTCTGCAGCTTTAGGATTGATTATAGAAAAGTATAATTTGAAGGACCAACCAGATGAAGCTATTCGAATTTTATATGATAATTGTTTTCTTAGTAATAATGGAAACAATGGACAAATTAGGCTACTAAATATTACAAATTTTGTGCAATAATAGTGTAAAATAGTAGTATGAGATAAAAGAGGTACCTAGTATGTATAAGATTTTGGTAGTTGATGATGATTTTGAAATTGTAAAATTGATGCGAACAATTTTAGAAATGAAAAACTATAATGTGACGACTTATCAAGAAGTTAGGCTTCCTATAAAAATAAGTGATTTTGATGGATTTGATTTAATATTGCTTGATGTTATGATGCCAAATGTTGATGGTCTGCAAATCTGTAAACAGATTCGTAAATCAGTATCCTCTCCGATTATTTTTGTCAGTGCAAAAGATTCTGAAGATGATATTGTATCTGGCTTAAATCTCGGTGGTGACGATTATATCACAAAGCCATTTAGTGTTAATCAACTAGTTGCTAAGGTTGCAGCGCATTTAAAACGAGAAGAACGTTATAGAAATGCTGAATCTAATGAATCTGTTATTCGAGAATTATTTCCACTAACATTTTACCTTCAAGAAAAACTCGTGTGTGTTAATGGTGAAGCTATTTCTCTTACTAAAAGGGAATATGATATTTTAGAGCTATTATCTAGTAAGACAAATAAGGTTTATACAAGAGAAGAAATCTATGAATGTGTCTATGGTGATGAAGCAGATGCATTATTTCGTTCAATTTCGGAATACATTTATCAAATTAGAGTCAAGTTTGGTCCCTATGGAATTAATCCCATTAAAACAATAAGGGGGATGGGATATAAGTGGAATGATGAAAAGGTATTCAATTAATAAGCGGATTTTAAGGACAGTTCTTGAAATAGTGATTGGTACAGTTGCAAATGTTATTATGTTGCTTGTATTGAGCTACGTTCTTATTTTTACAGGTCAGTTGAACACATATGGAACAGACTATCATATTTCAATTAGTGATAGTAAATCTGCTAACGGTATTAAGAATCAAATGGATTATTCTGTCTTTGATTATGTATTGTTTGATAGCGATAATGGCGAATTGGTCTCTGGAAATTATCAAAAACAGGATTTACAACATTATAAAGAAGTTTTTGATACTGGAAGTTCGGTTAGCGAGGGTTCTATATTGTTTACAAAATATGAAAACTCAGATTTTATTTTGGTTATTAGAAGACCAACAATGCCCGAATTTGTAAATCGAAACTTTCGACATATTTCCTATAATTTAGTCTCTTATTTGTTTTTTATAGTGCTAGAATTATTACTCATCTCTATCTCTGTTATTAGGCTCTTAAGAGAATTTACAAAAAATTTTCGTCTAATTGAAAAAATATCTCTGAATATGGGAATACCAGGAATGGATATTGGACGTAAAGAAACTGCAATCTTAGAATGTAATAACATTTTATTGACGCTTTATCAAAAAGACGAAGAGTTGACAAAGTTATTAGAAATGGAGAAAAAAGATAAAGAAGATTTGTCATTTCAAGTTGCTGCATTAGCACATGATATTAAAACACCATTAACTGTTTTAAAGGGGAATATCGAGTTGCTTGAGATGACTAATCTAGATGAAAAACAATTAGATTTTATGTCCTCAATGAATCATAGTGTTGGTATATTTGAAAAGTATTTTAATTCAATGGTTAATTACTCAAGATTGCTAATTGAGGATAAGAATTATCAGGAAGATATTGAATTATCAAAATTTCTTGATGAATTATCATTAGAATGTCGAGATATTATGTCTTCAAAAAAAATTAATTTTCAAATAGTTAATGAATCCCATACCAGAGTGATTAAAGGAAATCGTCTCAACTTAGATCGAGCTTTGATAAATATCTTATCTAATGCGACTAGATTTTGTTCAGAAGAGGGCAAGGTGGTACTGACTATA is part of the Streptococcus suis genome and harbors:
- a CDS encoding S8 family peptidase, which translates into the protein MKKIGLLSNVFISLFIVILASGSVSSGVSANENKEISYNVLVSENKSIEDVEDVLQSQGIKVIDKIPEINFLTISTEKSEDTIKKENSNYIDDIVIDNTMTVKPNITYLYGDKVYTNTNLDFWGNQWDMQKSISTGSKFQHKSSGKATIGVIDSGITYDNPDIYSHIISVQNFTSDLETGIVDNQNVVDKIGHGTSVVGQISSSGEYLGIAPDMKIRMYRVFDEGNAQDQWILKALIQAAKDDVDVINLSLGEYLLRDSTDEDDDTALINIYQRAINYAHNQGSVVVASVGDEGMDLQNQDELKNYLGSLRGKDYSQVDGTVQDIPAELDNVVTVGSVDDNDLVSSFSNQGNGDIDIYATGGGSQALSKVGYDKWVADKLYEKEWILVPTLEGKYTYAYGTSISTPKVSAALGLIIEKYNLKDQPDEAIRILYDNCFLSNNGNNGQIRLLNITNFVQ
- a CDS encoding sensor histidine kinase — translated: MMKRYSINKRILRTVLEIVIGTVANVIMLLVLSYVLIFTGQLNTYGTDYHISISDSKSANGIKNQMDYSVFDYVLFDSDNGELVSGNYQKQDLQHYKEVFDTGSSVSEGSILFTKYENSDFILVIRRPTMPEFVNRNFRHISYNLVSYLFFIVLELLLISISVIRLLREFTKNFRLIEKISLNMGIPGMDIGRKETAILECNNILLTLYQKDEELTKLLEMEKKDKEDLSFQVAALAHDIKTPLTVLKGNIELLEMTNLDEKQLDFMSSMNHSVGIFEKYFNSMVNYSRLLIEDKNYQEDIELSKFLDELSLECRDIMSSKKINFQIVNESHTRVIKGNRLNLDRALINILSNATRFCSEEGKVVLTISESSNFISFEIWNNGLPFTEESLKDGGKLFYTENKGRNDKHYGIGLSFAQKIAMRHQGQLILSNPQNGGAQVTLLIKKF
- a CDS encoding response regulator transcription factor; protein product: MYKILVVDDDFEIVKLMRTILEMKNYNVTTYQEVRLPIKISDFDGFDLILLDVMMPNVDGLQICKQIRKSVSSPIIFVSAKDSEDDIVSGLNLGGDDYITKPFSVNQLVAKVAAHLKREERYRNAESNESVIRELFPLTFYLQEKLVCVNGEAISLTKREYDILELLSSKTNKVYTREEIYECVYGDEADALFRSISEYIYQIRVKFGPYGINPIKTIRGMGYKWNDEKVFN